From the genome of Vitis riparia cultivar Riparia Gloire de Montpellier isolate 1030 chromosome 2, EGFV_Vit.rip_1.0, whole genome shotgun sequence, one region includes:
- the LOC117927722 gene encoding protein NTM1-like 9, whose amino-acid sequence MGAVSMESLPLGFRFRPTDEELINHYLKLKIEGRHSEVEVIRELDVCKWEPWDLPGLSMIKADDPEWFFFCPRDRKYPNGRRSNRATDAGYWKATGKDRTIKSRKSSASIGMKKTLVFYKGRAPKGQRTNWIFHEYRVIDSASDSSQGAYVLFRLFYKPNERIDNPKYDEVEPTGLSPVTTKSSPGDTSSDLVQETEMSDTPTGGESENIERWLNDKSDNVTPTAPVPVESCCNGYIPSDVEDHVAEVEEQVSEVYPPLGEDSRSYDGQIDCKVFSPESQLYPELATAYMSSPFSSDFGDGQTGLRFQDGASEPEVCLTEFWDEIFNNHDECSGEESNSQKNSAVGSETLVPGQVSLLPNRPHGDSHTKNGGSNSDTDTDMAQMQYDPEMRASKWSDEYIVGKDHLQMDVSPGYHQPQASFHFPEFKSGNIGALGDDSIGRDASSAVSAMASLDALLNNLEESSTQKNHVNYGGDPVGGTGIKIRTRQPLQRQMPDNFVTQGIAPRRIRLQVHKVMYASSNDEQEAQPTLKEVGEGREHPPTSDGPEKECCLSDSIVGATSRGLKLRLRVNRDGESEGESDNFQVKPSAFLETVPARRGPSTLLVCTVSLSLVITLFLFLTGTWRYLRSYMLHG is encoded by the exons ATGGGAGCGGTATCCATGGAGTCATTACCACTGGGATTCAGATTCAGGCCCACCGACGAGGAGCTCATCAACCACTACTTGAAGTTGAAGATCGAAGGGCGTCATTCGGAGGTGGAGGTTATTCGGGAACTTGATGTTTGCAAATGGGAGCCTTGGGATTTGCCTGGCCTCTCCATGATCAAGGCAGATGATCCGGAGTGGTTCTTCTTCTGCCCTCGTGATAGGAAGTACCCAAACGGCCGTCGTTCCAACCGGGCCACCGACGCCGGTTACTGGAAAGCTACTGGCAAGGACCGTACCATTAAGTCTCGCAAGTCTTCCGCTTCGATTGGCATGAAGAAGACCCTTGTTTTCTATAAGGGCCGTGCTCCCAAGGGTCAGCGCACCAACTGGATCTTCCATGAGTACCGTGTCATCGACTCTGCTTCTGATTCTTCCCAG GGTGCCTATGTTCTGTTTCGTTTGTTCTACAAGCCAAATGAGAGGATTGATAATCCAAAGTATGATGAAGTAGAGCCTACGGGCTTGTCTCCTGTGACAACCAAGTCTTCTCCAGGTGACACATCATCAGATCTTGTTCAAGAAACAGAAATGTCAGATACACCGACTGGGGGGGAATCAGAAAATATTGAGAGATGGCTGAATGATAAATCAGACAATGTCACTCCTACTGCTCCTGTACCTGTTGAGAGCTGCTGCAATGGCTACATACCTTCTGATGTGGAAGACCATGTAGCAGAAGTAGAAGAACAAGTTTCAGAG GTTTATCCACCGCTGGGAGAAGATTCAAGGTCGTATGATGGTCAAATAGATTGCAAGGTTTTCTCTCCAGAATCGCAGCTTTACCCAGAGCTAGCCACAGCCTACATGAGTTCACCTTTTTCCAGTGACTTTGGTGATGGTCAGACTGGATTGCGTTTTCAGGATGGGGCTAGTGAGCCGGAGGTATGCCTCACAGAGTTTTGGGATGAAATCTTCAATAACCATGATGAATGCTCTGGCGAAGAGTCCAACAGTCAGAAGAACTCAGCTGTTGGAAGTGAGACCCTGGTGCCCGGTCAAGTTTCTCTGTTACCTAATAGACCACATGGAGACTCTCATACTAAAAATGGTGGATCAAACAGTGACACTGACACTGATATGGCTCAAATGCAG TATGATCCGGAAATGAGAGCTTCCAAGTGGTCCGATGAGTATATTGTTGGCAAGGATCACTTGCAAATGGATGTATCTCCTGGATATCACCAACCTCAAGCGTCATTCCATTTCCCAGAATTCAAAAGTGGTAACATTGGTGCTCTTGGGGATGATTCTATTGGACGAGATGCTTCATCTGCTGTTTCTGCTATGGCTTCATTAGATGCTTTACTCAATAATCTGGAGGAATCATCTACTCAGAAGAATCATGTTAATTATGGTGGTGATCCTGTTGGTGGAACTGGAATCAAGATCAGAACCCGCCAGCCACTACAACGACAAATGCCTGACAACTTTGTAACACAGGGCATTGCTCCTAGAAGAATCCGCTTGCAGGTGCACAAAGTGATGTATGCAAGCAGCAATGACGAACAAGAAGCCCAGCCAACTCTCAAGGAG GTTGGAGAAGGCAGAGAACATCCTCCTACATCTGACGGCCCAGAGAAAGAGTGCTGCCTTTCTGACAGTATCGTTGGGGCAACCAGTAGAGGATTAAAACTGAGATTGAGGGTGAACAGGGATGGTGAATCTGAAGGTGAATCTGACAACTTCCAGGTGAAGCCATCAGCATTTTTGGAGACAGTCCCTGCACGCCGTGGCCCAAGTACCTTGTTAGTATGTACAGTCAGCTTATCTCTAGTTATAACCCTGTTCCTATTCTTAACAGGGACCTGGAGATACCTTAGGTCTTACATGTTGCATGGATAA